One genomic segment of Pandoraea thiooxydans includes these proteins:
- a CDS encoding efflux RND transporter periplasmic adaptor subunit translates to MRFGRNSTRLIYAVAAVSALLLAGCAKKQTPSPKPFEVGVVTVHAQSVPVTTELPGRTSAYLVAQVRARVDGIVLHREFTEGGQVKAGQRLYQIDPAPYRAALDSARATLQKARANLSSTSALAARYKVLVAAHAVSQQDYDNAAAAQAQAAADVAAGKAAVETARINLGYTDVISPITGTIGVSNVTPGAYVQASAATLMATVQQTDPIYVDVTQSTVDLLRLRRELANGRLQSAGPNEAKVKLVLDDGSIYPLEGKLEFTDITVDQTTGTVTLRAVFPNPKHELLPGMFVRARLEEGVNDRAILVPQIGVTHDAKGTPTALVVGADDKVVLRTLSASQTYGNDWIVNSGLKPGDKVIVAGVQKVQPGMTVKPVEQPMPPVNASGAAAAAAGQAQ, encoded by the coding sequence ATGCGTTTTGGTCGGAATTCCACGCGTTTGATCTACGCCGTTGCTGCGGTTTCGGCGCTGCTGCTCGCCGGCTGCGCCAAGAAACAGACGCCGTCGCCGAAGCCGTTCGAAGTCGGCGTGGTCACGGTACATGCGCAGAGCGTGCCGGTTACCACCGAATTGCCTGGGCGCACGTCGGCGTATCTGGTTGCGCAAGTGCGCGCCCGCGTCGATGGCATCGTGCTGCATCGCGAGTTTACCGAGGGCGGCCAGGTCAAGGCCGGCCAGCGTCTCTATCAGATCGATCCGGCGCCCTACCGGGCGGCTTTGGACAGCGCTCGCGCAACGCTGCAAAAGGCGCGCGCCAACCTGAGCTCGACTTCGGCCCTGGCGGCCCGCTACAAAGTGCTGGTGGCCGCGCATGCGGTCAGCCAGCAGGATTACGACAACGCCGCGGCCGCGCAGGCACAGGCGGCCGCCGACGTCGCCGCGGGCAAGGCGGCGGTGGAAACCGCGCGCATCAATCTTGGCTACACGGACGTGATCTCCCCGATCACCGGCACCATTGGCGTGTCGAACGTCACGCCCGGCGCCTATGTGCAGGCGAGTGCCGCGACACTGATGGCGACCGTGCAGCAAACCGATCCGATCTACGTCGACGTCACGCAATCGACCGTCGATCTGCTGCGCCTGCGCCGCGAGCTGGCCAACGGCCGGCTGCAATCGGCCGGCCCCAACGAGGCCAAGGTCAAGCTCGTGCTGGATGACGGTTCGATTTACCCGCTCGAAGGCAAACTCGAGTTCACCGACATCACGGTCGACCAGACCACGGGCACGGTCACGCTGCGCGCGGTTTTCCCAAATCCGAAGCATGAGCTTCTGCCCGGCATGTTCGTGCGGGCGCGCCTGGAGGAGGGCGTCAACGACCGCGCGATCCTGGTGCCTCAGATCGGTGTCACGCACGATGCGAAGGGCACGCCGACCGCGTTGGTGGTCGGCGCCGACGACAAGGTCGTGCTGCGCACGCTGAGCGCGAGCCAAACCTACGGCAATGACTGGATCGTCAACAGCGGCCTCAAGCCAGGCGACAAGGTGATCGTGGCCGGCGTCCAAAAAGTGCAGCCCGGCATGACGGTCAAGCCGGTCGAGCAGCCGATGCCGCCGGTGAACGCTTCCGGCGCGGCGGCTGCCGCGGCCGGACAGGCCCAATAA